One Diabrotica virgifera virgifera chromosome 3, PGI_DIABVI_V3a genomic window carries:
- the LOC114340279 gene encoding transient receptor potential cation channel protein painless translates to MDNPSTSIDRYYPGYDPGRKKIDAVRDIVSGIISKKNEIYCPTPEELILDYVLKNKTKYLEKLFNANLLKCRYSHPVYTYYVDILSIACVMEEVKAWTVECLIKMGADIRCRDVDSWEPLHYAALRSDYPVLKDITDELKNRRFHLNEILVDNNNALDILFSYGNKDSVDFVACAKLLIDEGINVNLADNNKITFPSDWANTKKLKDIRKDIQDYYDQITRGTEETVDHEPDQTDPNDCLFELIKKKDEDGFLNYDSAIIVNLADSDNGKMTLLQFACENRTKRIVERLLKVGADKTKTTTIKKETPIEIAADRDYHEIFEILIDQYKENEEIPKYVISEFLPRLLQAYDSPLSKYKSSCDLLLKKLKANRNIYDLNEKTKNTGYTPLHYAARYADTATVIKLVEMGASLDCRNESGFMPVQYLDTEQLEAVLDNCVQGDLSDRKRKIKEFKVSINFSPLLPKKVETKNNNTDPSSASMETNNDIEIQNLDNNNDTTPESINLLNSNNVNKSDNIYETDLVFYMSGVPEFKHLLKHPVVASFLYLKWHSTRWLFWANLAFYLTFCAFLVINVFLNSSIFQYTLLWFILSITLLVLAFREVFQMCLRCKKYFKNVENYMELLLIGLVALILLNCFSTSTQKAISSLSMLLAGLELILMIGQHPNLSTNLVILRTVSYNFFKFLLCYVLLILAFPLSFYIIFAKDPQELSANNTKEDDADPFENPGLSLFQTIVMLTGELNANDLRQNFEKFPIIGRLIFVIFIFMIVIILLNLLNGLAVSDTQMIRNDAELVSYIERVRYLRDIEMIFKDKKHCCLKLLGILKRIAEKSSLTRSKITVLPNQDGQIKEINNLCLDQEIVQRIKNIIRTKV, encoded by the coding sequence CGGAATCATCTCCAAAAAGAATGAGATCTATTGCCCCACTCCCGAGGAGTTAATTCTGGATTACgttctaaaaaataaaacaaaatatttggaGAAGTTATTCAACGCAAATCTTTTAAAATGCAGATATTCTCATCcagtatatacatattatgtcgACATACTGTCAATAGCATGTGTGATGGAAGAAGTAAAAGCATGGACGGTGGAGTGTTTAATAAAAATGGGAGCCGATATAAGATGCCGAGATGTAGATAGCTGGGAGCCCCTTCATTATGCCGCCCTAAGATCCGACTACCCCGTACTAAAAGATATTACAGACGAACTAAAAAACAGGAGATTTCATTTAAATGAAATCTTAGTAGACAACAACAATGCTTTAGATATACTTTTTAGCTACGGAAATAAAGATTCCGTAGACTTTGTCGCTTGTGCTAAACTTTTAATAGACGAAGGAATAAATGTAAATTTGGCAGATAATAATAAGATAACATTTCCTAGTGATTGGGCAAATACAAAAAAGCTTAAAGATATCAGAAAAGATATTCAAGATTACTATGACCAAATTACTAGAGGTACTGAAGAAACAGTAGATCATGAACCAGATCAAACTGACCCAAATGATTGCCTGTTTGAGCTTATAAAGAAAAAAGACGAAGATGGGTTTCTGAATTATGACAGTGCCATTATTGTCAACTTGGCTGATAGTGATAATGGAAAGATGACTCTTTTACAATTTGCATGTGAAAATCGTACTAAACGGATAGTGGAGCGTCTGCTCAAGGTTGGTGCAGATAAAACCAAAACCACGACTATTAAAAAAGAGACACCTATAGAAATTGCAGCTGACCGTGACTAccatgaaatatttgaaattctCATTGACCAATATAAGGAAAACGAAGAAATTCCAAAATATGTAATTTCAGAATTCCTACCAAGATTATTACAAGCATACGACAGTCCACTATCTAAATATAAGTCGAGCTGTGATCTGTTGTTAAAGAAACTAAAAGCTAACAGAAACATttatgatttaaatgaaaaaacaaaaaatactggATATACTCCACTCCATTATGCAGCGCGGTATGCTGACACAGCTACTGTCATAAAACTTGTAGAAATGGGTGCTTCTTTAGACTGTAGAAATGAATCTGGATTTATGCCTGTGCAATACTTGGATACTGAACAATTAGAAGCAGTTTTGGATAACTGTGTTCAAGGTGATTTATCCGACAGGAAGAGGAAGATTAAAGAATTCAAAGTATCTATTAATTTCAGTCCATTACTTCCAAAAAAAGTGGAGACTAAGAACAATAATACTGATCCTTCATCAGCATCGATGGAGACTAACAACGATATAGAGATACAAAACTTAGATAATAATAACGACACAACTCCAGAGTCTATCAATTTACTCAACAGTAATAACGTTAACAAGAGTGATAATATTTATGAAACAGATCTTGTATTCTACATGAGTGGAGTACCAGAGTTCAAGCATTTGCTTAAACACCCTGTGGTAGCAAGTTTCTTGTATCTGAAATGGCATAGCACGAGATGGTTATTTTGGGCGAATCTTGCcttttatttaactttttgtgCATTTTTAGTCATCAATGTATTTCTTAATTCATCAATTTTTCAGTATACCCTACTGTGGTTTATATTATCAATTACACTTTTGGTTTTAGCGTTTAGAGAAGTCTTTCAAATGTGTTTGCGATGTAAGAAGTATTTCAAAAATGTCGAAAATTATATGGAACTTCTACTGATTGGGTTAGTCgctttaattctgttgaattgtTTCAGCACTAGCACCCAAAAAGCAATTTCGTCTTTGTCAATGCTTTTAGCAGGCCTCGAGTTAATTCTGATGATAGGTCAGCATCCAAATTTATCTACAAACCTTGTAATACTACGAACAGTGTCCTACAATTTTTTCAAGTTTCTCCTTTGCTATGTATTATTGATTCTTGCATTTCCTCttagtttttatatcattttcgcCAAAGATCCCCAAGAACTATCTGCAAACAATACAAAAGAAGACGATGCTGACCCTTTTGAGAATCCAGGATTGTCGCTGTTTCAAACTATCGTGATGTTAACTGGAGAACTTAATGCTAACGATTTAAGacagaattttgaaaaatttccaaTAATTGGCAGAttaatatttgttatatttatatTCATGATTGTCATTATATTGCTTAATCTCCTCAATGGGCTTGCTGTAAGCGATACACAGATGATTAGAAATGATGCCGAATTAGTAAGCTATATTGAACGGGTTCGGTATCTTCGAGATATCGAAATGATTTTTAAGGATAAAAAACATTGCTGCTTAAAACTACTCGGGATATTAAAAAGGATAGCTGAGAAGAGCTCATTAACTCGTTCTAAGATTACTGTGCTTCCCAATCAAGATGgtcaaattaaagaaattaataaCTTATGCTTAGATCAAGAAATTGTTCaaagaattaaaaatataattaggaCTAAAGTATAA